GACATGGAGCAGGCCCACCGCGAGACCCTGCCCGCGATGCGGGCCGGCGCCCTCGACCTGGCCGCCGAGCTGCGCACCCGGCCCGCCCTCCAGGAGCCCGGCCCCGGCCGTCGGCGTTTCCTGCTGGGCGTGGGCGGGGCCGCCGCCGCGCTGACCCTGGCCGCCTGCTCCAGCGGCAAGTCCGCCACCTCACCCGCCCCGAACGCCTCCTCCGCGCCCGCCTCCGGCGCCGCGTCCGGCTCGGCGTCGGGCCAGTACACCGGGGACCTGAAGGTGGTGGCGCTGGCCACCGCGCTGGAGAACCAGGCCGTGGGCGCCTACCAGGCCGCCCTGGACGCCGCCAAGGCCGGCAAGCTCGGCACCGTCCCGCCCGCCGTGGCCACCTTCATCACCACCGCGATGGGCCAGCACGCCGACCACGCCAAGGCCTGGAACGCCGTGCTGACCGGCGCGGGCAAGCCCGCGATCACCGACGTCCCGCTCTCCAACCAGCCCGCCACCCTGGACGCCCTCGGCAAGGCCGCCACCGTCGGCGACGTCGCCCAACTCGCCCTCCAACTCGAGAACCAGGCCGCGCAGACCTACCTGTTCGCGACCTACAACGTCACCAGCCCCGGCGGCATCGCCACCGCCGCCACCATCGCCCCCGTCGAGGCCATGCACGCCGCCATCCTCCACTACGTCCTGGGCCAGTACCCCGTCCCCGACGACTTCCTCCCCGTCGACAAGGCCGCCAACCCCACCCTCCTCACCGTCTGAACGAGTCCCCCGCGCGCCGGACCCGGTACCCCCACCGGGCCCGGCACGCTGGGAACTCCGCCCGCGTCAAGGGAAGGCCCTTCCGTGACCCGCACCACCGGACGGCCGTCGGCCGCCCTCGTCCTCGCCGTCGCCCTCACCGCCGTCCTGGCCGCCGCCGGGTGCTCCAGCAGCGCCCCCGCCCCGTCGTCGACGTCCACCGGCCCGAGCGCCGCGGCCTCGAACAGCCCGGGCGCGCCCTCCGGCAGCACCGGCACCTCCAGCAGCAGCAGTTCCAGCAGCACCGCGGCGACCACCGTGTCGATCAAGGACTTCAAGTTCAGCCCCGACACCCTCACCGTCGCCCCCGGCGCCACGGTCACCGTCACCAACCAGGACTCCACCACCCACACCCTGACCTCGGCCGGTCAGAAGGCCTTCGACACCGGCAGCATCGCCCCCGGCGCCACCGCGACCTTCACCGCCCCGGACACCCCGGCCCCTACCCCTACCTCTGCACCATCCACCAGTTCATGACCGGCACCCTCACCGTCAAGTAGCCCCGGCCGTGACCCGCGGCGCCCGCCGCCCCCGACGGGAGGGCGGGCCCGGCACCGGGCGCGCTCCCGCGGTTGCCCCGTGCGGGTGACCCCCCGGCAGGTCGCGGCGGTGCCGGTCCCCGGCGGGGCGAACGGGCACCAAGGTGGTGCCGGGGTGTCTCGCCCCGATCCCCTCTTCCCCGCCGGGCCGGGCCCGTCGGCCGTGGACCGCCCGGCCGTCTCCCTGGAGGCCCGCGTGGAGGCAGCGCGATTCCTTGCCAGAACAGGTGCCGCCGCGGCGGCCACCCTGTGCCTGCTGGCGGTCGGCGCACCCGCCGCCGACGCCCACCCGCTGGGCAACTTCTCCCTCAACCACTACCTCGGCCTGACCGTCCGGCCCGACACCGTCGAGGCCCTCGCCGTCACCGACGCCGCCGAGATCCCCACCCTCCAGGAGCAGCCGAAGATCGACCGCGACGGCGACGGCACCGCCGACGACGCCGAACGCGCGGCCTGGGCGGACGCGCAGTGCGGCCTGACGGTCCAGCACCTCCGGGTGACGGCCGGTCCGGACGCGACGCCGCTGACCTGGCGGACCGACTCGGCGCGGTTCCGCTACGAGGACGGCTCGGCCGGCCTGCGCACCAGCCGGCTCGAATGCGTGCTCCACGCCGACCTGCGGCTGCCCGCCGCCGGGAGCGAGATCCTGGTGACCGCCGGGAACGACCCGGGCCGGGTGGGCTGGAACGAGATCACCGCGCGCGGCGACGGCGTGACGCTGAACGGCTCCGACGTCCCGGCCGAGTCGGTCTCCAAGGAACTGCGGGACTACCCGAGGGACCTGCTGGACAGCCCCAGCGGCGTCACCCACGCCCGGTTCCTGGCCCGGCCCGGTGGCGCCGCCGCACCCGCCGGGGCGGCGGCCGTCCGGGCGGACGGCTCCGGGCCGACCGCCTGGCTGGCCGGCCTGAACACCCGCCTCGCCGGGATCGGCGCCGCCGAGCGGCTGACCGTCCCGCTGGGCCTGCTCGCGGTCCTGCTCTCCCTCGTGCTCGGCGCCGGTCACGCCCTGCTGCCCGGGCACGGCAAGACGGTGATGGCGGCCTACCTGGCCGGCCGGCGCGGGCGCACCCGCGACGCCGTCACCGTCGGCGCGACCGTCACGGTGACCCACACCGCCGGGGTCATCGTCATCGGCCTGGGCCTGACCACGTTCTCCTCGCTGGCCGGCGACGTGCTGCTGGGCTGGCTGGGCGTGCTCAGCGGCGCGCTGGTCGTCCTGGTGGGAGCCGGCCTGCTGCGCGACGCCGTCCGCCGCTCCCGCCAGGCCCGCACGCACGGCCGCCTCCCGCACCCCCAACCGGGCGCCGACGACGCCGAGGCCAGGGAGTCCAGGGAACTCGCCCACGCCGCCGCCCACGCCGCAGGCACCCCGCACGACCACGACCCGCACCCCGAACCGGACGGCCACCACCCGCACGCCGAGACCCACCACGGCCACGCGCACACGGCGGTCGCCGAGCACGACCACGGCCACGCGCACACGGCGGTCGCCGAGCACGACCACGAGCACCCGCACAGCCACGATCACGATCACGACCACCCGCACGATCACGACCATGACCACAGCCATGACCACGACCACGACCACGGTCATGACCACGGCGGACACCTGACGCACGGTCACCACGGTCACCACGGCCACCGCCACGGCCTGTTCGGCGGCCACCACCGGCACGACCACGCCGCCGCCACGAGCCGGCGCAGCCTGATCGGTCTCGGCATCGCCGGCGGCCTGGTCCCCAGCCCGTCCGCGCTGGTGGTGCTGCTCGGCGCGATCGCCCTCGGCCGGACGCTGTTCGGCGCGGCCCTGGTGGTCGCGTACGGCGTGGGCATGGCCGCGACCCTCACCGCCGTCGGCCTGCTGCTGGTCCGGGTCGGCGACCGGCTGGCTGCGGTGCGGAGCGGGTCGGTCGCCGGGCGCATCCACCGGCTCGCCCCGTACAGCGGGCTGCTCACCGCGCTGCTGATCCTGACCGTCGGGCTGGGACTGGTCGTCCGCAGCCTGCCCTCGACCCTCTGAACCACCCGTACCCGTCGGAGGAAGACCCCCGTGGACCGCAGCCGTACCCGCCCGACCCGCCCCACCCGCCCGTTCCTGCTCCTCGCCGTCGCCGCCGCAGCCGCCGCGCTGCTCACCGGCTGCGGCGGCGGGGAGCAGGACGGGAGCTTCGACGCCCAGCCCGGCACGCCGTCGCCGAGCTGCCTCCCGCACCAGAGCCGGGAACCGGGCACCAGGTACACCGGCGGTGAGAAGTCCGATCCGACGGCCGTGCTGGAGATGATGCGGTTCTACACCGCCAACGGGACCAAGACGTACTGTGACGGCAAGCCGCCGACGGCCGTCGACCGCCGGTGGACGGAGCTGTACACCGGTCTGGGCGGCGACGCGGGACACGTGGCGGCGCCGCCGCCGAAGTGACGGCCCCGGCGGGCCCGGGGCTCAGCTCCCGGGCGCGAGTTCGGCCAGGGCGGCGCGGGCGGCGGGGGCGTGCAGGGGGTGGAAGGCGGGGTCGGTCGCCAGCGCCGTCCCGAACTCGGTGCGGGCCTCGTCGTTCCGGCCGAGCGCGCGCAGGATCACCGCGCGGTGGTAGTGGAAGAGTGCGTTGCGGGTGCCGAGCGCGAGCGCCTGGTCGGACTCCCGCAGGGCCTCCGTGTCGCGGCCGGCGGCGTGCAGGGCCCAGGCGTAGGCGTCGTGGGTGTCCAGGAACGGGCGGGTGCGCAGGCCCTGTTCGGCGATCGCGACGGCGGTGGCCGGGTCGCCGTGGTCGGCCTCGAACAGGGCGGCGTCGGCGTCGAGTGCCACGCCGTTGTCGGTGAACAGCTTCCACTCGGCGCGCAGCACCCGGTACTGCTCCTCGGCCTCCGCGGTGCGGCCCAACGACTGGAGCAGCTCGCCGAGTTCGAGGACGTACTCGGGCTGCGGCACCTGGGCGGTCGCCCGCCGGAGGTCGGCGACGGCCTCGTCGCTGCGGCCGAGCGCGGCCTCGGCCCGGCCCCTGGCCTCCAGCAGCGAGGCGGTGCCGGGGGCGGCGCGCAGGCCCGTCTCGGCCTGGGCGAGGGCGGTGGCCGGGTCGCCGCCGCCGAGCGCCAGCAGGCTGAGGTGGTAGAGCGCGAAGGCCCGGTCGGCGGCGGTGTTGGCGTCGTCGAGGGCGCGTTTCATGAGCGCGGTGGCCGCGGCGGTGTCGCCGCGCAGCTCCCAGGTGTAGGAGGCGCGGGCGAGGGAGGGGGTGCCTGGCTTGAGGTCGACCATGCGCTGCGCGGCGTCGAACGACTCGGGGTAGCGGCCGAGTTGGGTGCAGGCGTCGGCGAGCGTCCCGTAGAGGGTGGAGTTGTCGGGGTTGATCGCGATCGCCCGCTGCGACCAGTCGAGGGCCGCGGTGAAGTCGTGGCGGGCGCCGGTGAGGGCGGCCATGCCGGCCATCGCGGTGAAGTTGCCGTCGGGGTCGGTCCGCAGCGAGCGGGTGAGGACGTCCTCCGCCTTCGGGTAGTACGACGGGTCGGCGGTGATCTTGGCCTGCTGGACGTACGCCAGGCCCAGGGAGGCCATCGCGAGGGCGTCGTCGGGCGTGCTCCGCAGGTGCTCCTGCAACCCGCGGATGTCCCCGGCCAGACCGGTGTCGGCGGTGTCCTGGCCGGGGGGCCGCTCCGGGGCCGGGGCACCGCCGCGCTGCGGGGCGAGGCCGAGGCCGCCGGCCAGGAACAGGCCCACGCCGAGGGCGGTGGCGACGGCGGCGGGCAGCAGACGGCGGCGTCGGTTCACTGCGGTACTCCGGGGTGCTGGGTGGGCGGGGGCGTTCCGCCGGTCGGGGCGGCGGAGGCGGCGGCCTGCGCCGGGACGGCGAAGACCACCAGGTTGGCGGGGTAGGCGTGCTGTCCGTGGTCGTAGACGCCGTCGCAGGTGATCAGGCGCAGGCTCGGTCCGGGGGTGTCGCCGAAGACCTGCTCGGCGGGGAACCCCTGCTTGTCGTAGCTGCGCAGGGCCTGGACGGTGAAGGCGGTGCTCGTCCCGTCCGCCGCCAGGACGTCGATGCCGTCGCCCGGACGCAGCACGGACAGGCCCGCGAACACCGCCGGGCCGGTCAGGGAGTCGACGTGGCCGACGATCACCGCGGTCCCGGGGCCGCCCGGGGCGGGGCCCTGGCTCCACCAGCCCGCGACGTCCGGGTCCGCGGGCGCGGCGAGGTGCCCGTCCTCCTGCACCTGGAGGTCACTGAGCCCGGTGTCGACACCGATCCGGGGAATGCGCAGCCGGACGGGCGGAGCGACCGGCGCGCGGCCGGCCTCCGACGCGGTCGGCGCGGCGACGGGTGCCGCGCCGTGCACGGTGGCGGGCAACTCGCCGACGTCGACGCCCTGCGCGACGGCGGGCACCGCCGGACGGTCGACGACGGCCGCCACCCCGAGCCCGGCCAACGCCAGCCCCGCCGCCACCGCACCCACCCCCACCACCCGCCACGGCCCGAACGCCCGGACGGCGGCCCGGGCCCGGCCGGTGACCGTCTCACCGCGTTGCCCGCCCGGGTCGGCGAGCGGGCGGATCTCCTGCGTGCGGGTCAGGGCGTCGCGGCCGGCGGCCCCGGCTCGCGCCACGCCCGCACCGACCCGGCCGACGACCGTCTCGCCGCGCTCCCGATCCGGGTCGGCGGGCGGGCGAGCCTCCTGCGTACGGGTCAGGGCGCTGCGGACGGCGGCCCCGGCTCGCGTCGCGGCGGCACGGGCCCGATCGACGACCGTCTCGCCGCGTTCCTCACCCGGGCCGGCGGGCGGGCGGACTTCCTCCGCGCGGGTCGGGGCGTCGCGGCCGGCAGCGCTGTCCCGTGTCGCGGCCTCGCTGTCCCGCGTCGCGGCCGCACCGGTCCGGTCGGTGGCCGTCCCGCCCTGCTCCGCACCCGGGCCGACCGGCGGACGGCTCTCCCGTGCGCGGGTCAGGGCGGCGCGGACGGCTGCTGCGGCGGCGCCGGCCCGGGTGAGGGCGGCCCGGGCCCGCACGACGGCCGGCCGGCCGCTCGCGGGGAGCGGCCGGCCGGCCCGTTCGGGCGGTGTCACGAGCGGGCGGAGCGGCGGCGCAGCGCCAGCACGCCCGCCGCCGACACCAGCACGCCACCGGCCATCGCGGCTGCGCCGGCGACCGGGAAGCCGCTGACGGACAGCCCGCCGAAGCCGGCCTCGACGGAGCCGCCCGGGTTGTCGGAGACGGCCTGGTTCACGGCGGCGGTGTTCGGCAGCGCCACGTAGGGGAAGTGGTGGCCGAAGGCGTGGTCGTTGGCGTTCACGCCGTCACCGGCGGCCAGCGCGGGCACCAGGGTCCCGGTCTGCGCGGCGCCCTCGGCGGCCTGCAGGGTGATGTCGACGACGTCGTCGGCCAGGCGGCGACCGTTGGGGAAGCCCGCCAGGTCACCGGCGAGCACGCCGAGCCGGTTGGGGGCGGCGGCCGGGGCGACGCCCATGTTCAGGCGCAGCTCCTCGGAGGGCACGAAGGCGTCCTTCTTGACGTCCTTGTTGAGCAGCTGCGAGTTCAGGTCGGCCTGGACCGGCCCGCACGCCTTGCAGATGCCGGTCAGGAAGATCTCCACCAGGTCGTTGCGCGGCGCCGCCGGGGCGGGGATGCCGTAGATGCTCTGGACGAGCTTGGGCACGATCGGGTCCTTGACCTTGTCGACCACGGGGGTGACGGTGTGGTCCTGGTCCGGGGTCAGCGCGTTGAAGGCGTCCTTGTACTTGATCGGCACGACGACCTCGTTGACGAGCGGGTTGCCCAGCCGGGACACCTGCCGCCAGTCGCCCTCGGCCTTGCCCTCGCCGCCCTTGTTCCCGCCGCCCTTGCCCTCGCCGCCCTTGTCCGCGCCGGCCTTGCCCTCGCCGCCCTTGTCCGCGACGACCGCGCCCTTGCGGTCGGTGGTGGACCACACCCCGATCACCGGGTTGCGCTCGGCGTCGCCCTTCAGCGCCAGGCTCGTCTTCGGCACCTGGATGGCGATGGTGTTGACGTTGTAGCCGGTCAGGGTGTCGTGGCCGGACTCCTTGAGGTTCCCGCCGTAGAGCAGGTCGAAGACCCGCAGGTCGAGGAAGAACGGGTCGTCGGCCTGGCCGGCGAAGGTCTGCCCGCCGTCGGGGAGGTCCACGACGGCCTGCTTGCGCAGCGAGCCGTAGTCCGGCATCGACGCCTTGCCGACGTTCGACGGCGCGACGGGGGCGTCCTTGAGCAGGACCTTGCACTTCCCGTCCGGGCCGGTGACCGTGAGGGTGTAGGTCTGGCGGTAGTTCAGGTTCGGGTCGTCCAGCGACTTCACCACGCCGGTGTTGTACAGGAACTGGTTGGCGTCGTCGCGGTAGTGGCTGGCGAACGCCCAGGTGTAGGTGGTGTCGGGCTTGCCGTCGCCGTCGCTGTCGATCTTGATGGTGTAGTGCGCGTCGTCGGCGAACGGATAGAAGTTCGGGCCGCCGTTCGGCTCCTCGAACGGAATCCAGTTCGCCACCAGGGTGACGGTGTCGGGCTTGTCCGGGCTGACGAACGCGTACACGTCCGTGTTGTCGGCCCGCGGGTCGCCCGAGATGAGCGGCGCCTCCCGGTGGCTGGAGGCGTGGCCCACGCCGGGGGCGAGGCCGACGAGGGCGCCGGCGGCGGCGAGGGCCAGCACCCCGAGGCCCGCCATGGGCTTCTCGGAACGGCGGGCGAGGGAGGACAGCTTCGAGGACGGCGGACGCTGCATGATCTGCGCTTTCGTGAGGGGGACCCGGATCGCACCGCGCGGCCCCGTGGGAAAGGGGACCGCGCGTTCCGAACCGCCGGCTCCGGTGGCGGCGGTCGGGGGCAGACCTGAGAACCCGTCAGATGACCGCAGGTGTAAGCCCGAGATAAGAGCACCACGGCCCCGTCCCGGCCGCGCTCGTTGCTGGGCCGTCAGGGAGGTGTCGGTCGGACGCGGCACTCGATGGGGGTAGTCCCGGCCCCCGCCGGGTCAGCGGCAGCCGTCGTGCGGGCGCGGCGGGACCAGCCAGCCGCGGGCCTGGGCGGCCATGCCCGCGCTGAACCGGCTGGTGGCGTCGAGCTGCTCCAGCAGCTCCCGGACGATGCGGCGCATGGTGCGGGAGGAGACGCCGATCTCCCGGGCGATCGCCTCGTCCTTGTAGCCGAGCTGCATCAGGCGCAGCACCTGGTACTGGCGCGCGGTGGGGCCGGTGCGGGTGGGCGGGGCGAGTTCGGCCGGCCGGGCGTCCTGCCAGCAGAACTCGAAGGTCTGCGCGAACAGGCTGACCAGGTCGGGGTTGCGCACCACTGCGACCGCGGGCTCCGCACAGTCCCCGCCGGCCCCGCCGGCCCCGCCGGTCGGTGCCGGGACCAGGGCGAGGCCGGTGTCGAGCACGGTCAGCCGGTAGGGGAGGGTCGCCGAGGTGCGGATCTGCGCGCCCGCCCGGCGCAGCGCCTTCAGGTGGGCCCGGCCGCGCGGCACCCGGAGCAGCGACTCGCTGTGGATGGTCCGGACGGCCACCCCGCGCCCCAGCACCTCCTCGTCCCGGCGGCGGGCGGCCAGCAGCAGCGACGCCGGCAGCGGCGTCCCGGGGTGCATGCTGAGGATTCGGCCGGTGGCCGTCGCGACGGTGTCCTCCAGCAGCTGCCGGACCTCGGACTCGCCCCGGAACACCTCCACTCCGTGACCGCTCAGCCGGTCCAGGTGGGCGGGGAGCGCGCCGGTCCGGATCTCGGCCAGTCTGCGGTCCAACTCGTCGACCTTGCAAGCCAGTTCGCCGATGGCCTGGCGGGCCGAGTGGAGGATGCGGCCCATCTGGGCCTCGGGTAACGACGGCTCGCGCCGGTCGGGCTGAAGCTGCATGAGCGCGCCCCCAGGTCTT
This is a stretch of genomic DNA from Kitasatospora fiedleri. It encodes these proteins:
- a CDS encoding ferritin-like domain-containing protein, with product MSTDWELPISEQQLARLTWDMEQAHRETLPAMRAGALDLAAELRTRPALQEPGPGRRRFLLGVGGAAAALTLAACSSGKSATSPAPNASSAPASGAASGSASGQYTGDLKVVALATALENQAVGAYQAALDAAKAGKLGTVPPAVATFITTAMGQHADHAKAWNAVLTGAGKPAITDVPLSNQPATLDALGKAATVGDVAQLALQLENQAAQTYLFATYNVTSPGGIATAATIAPVEAMHAAILHYVLGQYPVPDDFLPVDKAANPTLLTV
- a CDS encoding cupredoxin domain-containing protein, coding for MTRTTGRPSAALVLAVALTAVLAAAGCSSSAPAPSSTSTGPSAAASNSPGAPSGSTGTSSSSSSSSTAATTVSIKDFKFSPDTLTVAPGATVTVTNQDSTTHTLTSAGQKAFDTGSIAPGATATFTAPDTPAPTPTSAPSTSS
- a CDS encoding nickel/cobalt transporter; amino-acid sequence: MEAARFLARTGAAAAATLCLLAVGAPAADAHPLGNFSLNHYLGLTVRPDTVEALAVTDAAEIPTLQEQPKIDRDGDGTADDAERAAWADAQCGLTVQHLRVTAGPDATPLTWRTDSARFRYEDGSAGLRTSRLECVLHADLRLPAAGSEILVTAGNDPGRVGWNEITARGDGVTLNGSDVPAESVSKELRDYPRDLLDSPSGVTHARFLARPGGAAAPAGAAAVRADGSGPTAWLAGLNTRLAGIGAAERLTVPLGLLAVLLSLVLGAGHALLPGHGKTVMAAYLAGRRGRTRDAVTVGATVTVTHTAGVIVIGLGLTTFSSLAGDVLLGWLGVLSGALVVLVGAGLLRDAVRRSRQARTHGRLPHPQPGADDAEARESRELAHAAAHAAGTPHDHDPHPEPDGHHPHAETHHGHAHTAVAEHDHGHAHTAVAEHDHEHPHSHDHDHDHPHDHDHDHSHDHDHDHGHDHGGHLTHGHHGHHGHRHGLFGGHHRHDHAAATSRRSLIGLGIAGGLVPSPSALVVLLGAIALGRTLFGAALVVAYGVGMAATLTAVGLLLVRVGDRLAAVRSGSVAGRIHRLAPYSGLLTALLILTVGLGLVVRSLPSTL
- a CDS encoding tetratricopeptide repeat protein — translated: MNRRRRLLPAAVATALGVGLFLAGGLGLAPQRGGAPAPERPPGQDTADTGLAGDIRGLQEHLRSTPDDALAMASLGLAYVQQAKITADPSYYPKAEDVLTRSLRTDPDGNFTAMAGMAALTGARHDFTAALDWSQRAIAINPDNSTLYGTLADACTQLGRYPESFDAAQRMVDLKPGTPSLARASYTWELRGDTAAATALMKRALDDANTAADRAFALYHLSLLALGGGDPATALAQAETGLRAAPGTASLLEARGRAEAALGRSDEAVADLRRATAQVPQPEYVLELGELLQSLGRTAEAEEQYRVLRAEWKLFTDNGVALDADAALFEADHGDPATAVAIAEQGLRTRPFLDTHDAYAWALHAAGRDTEALRESDQALALGTRNALFHYHRAVILRALGRNDEARTEFGTALATDPAFHPLHAPAARAALAELAPGS
- a CDS encoding class F sortase, translated to MTPPERAGRPLPASGRPAVVRARAALTRAGAAAAAVRAALTRARESRPPVGPGAEQGGTATDRTGAAATRDSEAATRDSAAGRDAPTRAEEVRPPAGPGEERGETVVDRARAAATRAGAAVRSALTRTQEARPPADPDRERGETVVGRVGAGVARAGAAGRDALTRTQEIRPLADPGGQRGETVTGRARAAVRAFGPWRVVGVGAVAAGLALAGLGVAAVVDRPAVPAVAQGVDVGELPATVHGAAPVAAPTASEAGRAPVAPPVRLRIPRIGVDTGLSDLQVQEDGHLAAPADPDVAGWWSQGPAPGGPGTAVIVGHVDSLTGPAVFAGLSVLRPGDGIDVLAADGTSTAFTVQALRSYDKQGFPAEQVFGDTPGPSLRLITCDGVYDHGQHAYPANLVVFAVPAQAAASAAPTGGTPPPTQHPGVPQ
- a CDS encoding DUF4331 domain-containing protein; this encodes MQRPPSSKLSSLARRSEKPMAGLGVLALAAAGALVGLAPGVGHASSHREAPLISGDPRADNTDVYAFVSPDKPDTVTLVANWIPFEEPNGGPNFYPFADDAHYTIKIDSDGDGKPDTTYTWAFASHYRDDANQFLYNTGVVKSLDDPNLNYRQTYTLTVTGPDGKCKVLLKDAPVAPSNVGKASMPDYGSLRKQAVVDLPDGGQTFAGQADDPFFLDLRVFDLLYGGNLKESGHDTLTGYNVNTIAIQVPKTSLALKGDAERNPVIGVWSTTDRKGAVVADKGGEGKAGADKGGEGKGGGNKGGEGKAEGDWRQVSRLGNPLVNEVVVPIKYKDAFNALTPDQDHTVTPVVDKVKDPIVPKLVQSIYGIPAPAAPRNDLVEIFLTGICKACGPVQADLNSQLLNKDVKKDAFVPSEELRLNMGVAPAAAPNRLGVLAGDLAGFPNGRRLADDVVDITLQAAEGAAQTGTLVPALAAGDGVNANDHAFGHHFPYVALPNTAAVNQAVSDNPGGSVEAGFGGLSVSGFPVAGAAAMAGGVLVSAAGVLALRRRSARS
- a CDS encoding helix-turn-helix transcriptional regulator, with amino-acid sequence MGRILHSARQAIGELACKVDELDRRLAEIRTGALPAHLDRLSGHGVEVFRGESEVRQLLEDTVATATGRILSMHPGTPLPASLLLAARRRDEEVLGRGVAVRTIHSESLLRVPRGRAHLKALRRAGAQIRTSATLPYRLTVLDTGLALVPAPTGGAGGAGGDCAEPAVAVVRNPDLVSLFAQTFEFCWQDARPAELAPPTRTGPTARQYQVLRLMQLGYKDEAIAREIGVSSRTMRRIVRELLEQLDATSRFSAGMAAQARGWLVPPRPHDGCR